A genomic window from Populus alba chromosome 19, ASM523922v2, whole genome shotgun sequence includes:
- the LOC118052593 gene encoding TMV resistance protein N, whose product MTSASSSSKPWIYDVFLSFRGEDTRKHFTDHLYFALKDAGINTYRDDNELRRGEDISTELLKAIQKSRVSVIVFSRNYANSRWCLEELVKIMECRRSCRQLVFPIFYDVDPSDVSEQTGSFAEAFAGHEERLVLQMDKDKVATWRMALTEAANLSGWDLRNVADGHEAKFIKKIVGEISRELNSTYLFVAFYPVGINPRVQQLNFLLNAGSSEVCIVGIYGMGGIGKTTIAKAMYNELFHSFDGKCFLANVREISQQPNGHVKLQEQLLFDILKTDKIKIGNVDRGMNMIKERLHSRRVLLILDDVDKLDQLQAIAGSRDWFGSGSRIIVTTRDEHVLRVLGADRVYMAREMNDIEALELFSWHAFRTSHPAEDYKELSEQIVDYCGRLPLALEVIGSFLFGRSIAEWKSALEKLRRIPDDQIQKKLQISFDGLNDDTQKDIFLDISCYFIGMDKEYVLPILNGCDFFADIGFSVLTQRCLVSVNEKNKLIMHDLLRDMGREIVRVQSPNNPGRRSRLWIREEVADILRRNMGTEAIQGMAINLLKVNDMNVDVNVFCNLQNLRLLQLNHVKLGGGCEFLLRKLTWLCWHGFPLSFIPDGLYGENLVAIDMRHSNLRQVKNSKFLWKLKFLNLSHSHYLSRTPDFSRLPHLEKLKLKDCRSLVEVHDSIGYLDRLVLVNFKDCKQLMRLPSSFWKSKSIETLYLSGCSKFDELPEDLGDLESLTILHADDTAIRQVPSTIVKLKNLKDLSLCGCKGSTSATFPSRLMSWFLPRKSPSPTNLLPPSFHGLNRLTSLLLSDCNLSDDALPRDLGSLPSLTKLELDRNNFQNLPAGLSSLLRLTSLRLDDNTRLQTIPALPRNLDTLHALNCTSLERLSDISVASRIRLLYIANCPKLIEVPGLDKSRSITHIDMEGCYDISNTLKNSMHKGCITGLVLPGNEIPALFNYKNEGASIFFKLPEFDGRNLKGMNVCIVCSSHLEKKQTKSITIKLTNHTKGFTKDSRRVAVNLVKSCEDHLWQGHISNKSFQLDSEDEVKLIVDCRNTMIVKKTGVYLVYEQDEAKLKAKRGLDSDDEAGSSCDNLVLAKRLRIDTSPQIIEENMDVA is encoded by the exons ATGACATCTGCGTCTTCATCTTCAAAACCGTGGATTTATGATgtgtttttgagttttagagGCGAGGACACGCGAAAACATTTCACCGATCATCTATACTTTGCCTTAAAAGATGCTGGAATCAACACATACAGAGACGACAATGAGCTCCGAAGGGGTGAAGATATTTCGACGGAGCTATTAAAAGCGATCCAAAAGTCTAGGGTTTCAGTCATTGTGTTCTCAAGAAATTATGCAAATTCAAGATGGTGTCTTGAGGAACTAGTGAAGATCATGGAGTGTAGGAGAAGTTGTAGGCAACTTGTTTTTCCTATATTCTATGATGTTGATCCATCTGATGTAAGCGAACAAACTGGAAGTTTTGCCGAGGCCTTTGCTGGACATGAAGAGAGGCTTGTGCTCCAGATGGACAAGGACAAGGTGGCGACGTGGAGGATGGCTTTGACTGAAGCTGCAAATTTGTCTGGATGGGATTTGAGGAATGTTGCAGACGG GCATGAAgcaaaatttataaagaaaattgtTGGGGAGATTTCCAGGGAACTGAACAGCACATACTTGTTCGTAGCCTTCTATCCAGTTGGGATAAATCCTCGTGTGCAACAATTGAACTTTTTGTTAAATGCTGGATCAAGCGAGGTCTGCATTGTAGGAATATATGGAATGGGAGGCATAGGGAAAACAACCATTGCCAAGGCCATGTATAATGAGTTGTTTCATAGTTTTGATGGGAAATGTTTTCTGGCCAACGTCAGAGAAATTTCACAGCAGCCAAATGGTCATGTCAAACTGCAAGAACAACTTCTTTTCGATATCCTGAAGACAGACAAGATTAAGATTGGCAATGTTGACAGAGGAATGAATATGATAAAGGAAAGACTTCACAGTAGAAGAGTTCTTCTCATACTCGATGATGTAGATAAATTAGATCAGTTACAAGCGATAGCCGGGAGTCGAGATTGGTTTGGTTCAGGAAGCAGAATCATTGTAACAACAAGAGATGAGCATGTTCTAAGAGTTCTTGGAGCTGATCGAGTATACATGGCCAGAGAAATGAATGACATTGAAGCTTTGGAGCTCTTTAGCTGGCATGCCTTTCGAACAAGCCATCCCGCCGAAGATTACAAGGAGTTGTCAGAACAAATTGTTGACTACTGTGGAAGATTGCCACTAGCACTTGAAGTAATAggctcttttctttttggtagaAGTATAGCTGAATGGAAAAGTGCACTGGAAAAACTGAGAAGAATTCCTGATGATCAAATTCAGAAAAAGCTGCAAATAAGTTTTGATGGCCTGAATGATGACACACAGAAAGATATATTCCTCGATATATCCTGTTACTTTATTGGGATGGACAAGGAATATGTGTTACCAATATTAAATGGTTGTGATTTTTTCGCAGACATTGGATTTAGCGTCCTCACTCAGAGGTGCCTCGTATCTGTTAATGAAAAGAACAAGCTAATAATGCATGATTTGCTTCGAGATATGGGGAGAGAAATTGTTCGTGTGCAATCACCGAACAATCCAGGAAGGCGGAGTAGATTATGGATTCGTGAAGAAGTTGCTGACATATTGCGAAGAAACATG GGAACTGAAGCAATCCAAGGGATGGCCATAAACTTGCTGAAAGTGAATGACATGAACGTGGATGTAAATGTGTTTTGCAATCTGCAAAACCTAAGGCTGCTCCAGCTCAATCATGTAAAGCTTGGTGGAGGCTGTGAATTTCTCTTGAGAAAATTAACCTGGCTCTGTTGGCATGGATTTCCACTCTCGTTCATACCTGATGGCCTCTATGGGGAAAACCTTGTTGCTATAGATATGCGACACAGCAACCTAAGACAGGTTAAGAATTCCAAG TTCCTTTGGAAGTTGAAGTTTCTTAATCTCAGCCATTCTCATTACCTATCTCGGACTCCCGACTTTTCCAGACTTCCACATCTGGAGAAGTTAAAACTCAAAGACTGCAGAAGTTTGGTTGAAGTTCATGACTCTATTGGATATCTTGATAGACTTGTTTTGGTAAATTTCAAAGATTGCAAGCAACTTATGAGGCTCCCGAGTAGCTTCTGGAAGTCGAAGTCTATCGAGACTCTTTACCTCTCAGGCTGCtcaaaatttgatgaattgCCTGAGGACTTGGGAGATTTGGAATCGTTGACCATTCTCCATGCAGATGACACTGCCATAAGACAGGTACCAAGTACCATAGTAAAACTGAAGAACCTCAAAGATTTATCACTTTGTGGCTGCAAAGGTTCAACTTCCGCAACATTTCCTTCACGTTTGATGTCATGGTTTCTGCCAAGAAAAAGTCCCAGTCCAACCAACCTGCTGccaccttcttttcatggcttaaacAGACTCACATCATTATTGCTCAGTGATTGCAATCTATCTGATGATGCGCTTCCTAGAGATCTTGGGAGCTTACCCTCACTAACCAAACTGGAATTGGACCGtaacaattttcaaaatctACCAGCTGGTTTGAGTAGTCTTTTGAGGCTTACCAGTCTAAGATTGGACGATAACACCAGGCTACAAACAATTCCAGCTTTACCTAGAAATTTGGATACCTTGCACGCTTTGAACTGCACATCATTGGAAAGACTATCAGACATATCAGTAGCTTCACGTATTCGTTTACTCTACATTGCTAATTGCCCCAAACTGATTGAGGTTCCAGGATTGGATAAATCAAGGTCCATTACACACATTGACATGGAAGGGTGCTACGATATctcaaatactttaaaaaatagcatgCACAAG GGATGTATTACAGGTTTGGTACTTCCTGGAAATGAGATTCCTGCCTTGTTCAACTATAAGAATGAGGgtgcttcaatattttttaaactaccTGAATTCGACGGCAGGAACTTGAAGGGCATGAACGTGTGCATTGTTTGCTCATCTcatttagagaaaaaacaaactaaaagtattacaatcaaattgactAATCATACTAAGGGTTTTACCAAGGATTCTCGGAGAGTAGCTGTTAACTTAGTAAAATCCTGTGAAGATCACCTCTGGCAGGGCCATATATCAAATAAGAGTTTCCAACTTGATAGTGAGGATGAAGTGAAACTCATTGTAGACTGTAGAAATACAATGATTGTGAAGAAGACTGGAGTATACCTAGTATATGAGCAAGATGAGGCAAAGCTTAAAGCTAAGAGAGGTCTTGATAGTGATGATGAGGCAGGATCAAGCTGTGATAACCTAGTTCTAGCAAAAAGATTGAGAATTGATACTAGTCCGCAGATCATTGAGGAAAACATGGATGTGGCATAG